A segment of the Malaclemys terrapin pileata isolate rMalTer1 chromosome 1, rMalTer1.hap1, whole genome shotgun sequence genome:
AGCTAGCTCACCACAGACCAAGTGTTCTGTGGTCCATAGTTTGGGATTTACTGCCTTAGCATTTCTGTGCCAGTCCCGTAGGGCCTGAGATTGGCCTCCCTCCTAGAATAGTAAACCAAAACATATACAAAATGCAGTGTGCAGAAGAACTGAAGGGAGAAAGATTTCAGATGGAGAAGAACCAGGTTTTCAGCTTTTGTAAACCTTTCCTGGTCCCTCCTGTTCCACCTTGCGATTCAGAACTGACTGTCCTTACATATCCATATCCCACTCATCCACTTCCTTAATTGTATTGCCCCCTCCCTGAGTGAAGACAAACAGGCAACTCATCAGTGATGGCTTCTTAGGGGTAAGCAGCACCAACCCTGGTTTGCATCTCTTAGTGTCTTTTTTATGGGTCACTTTAGTTTTCAATGTCACCAGCCTTAAGGACCATGCCACCTTAAGatcaggttggggtggagaagccATGATCTGAGGAATTTAGACAATGAAATCATCTTCCCCTCCATCTTATCCCTCACCCCCATCACATCTGCAGCCTCCACAGCCCTGGAGGAAGGAAACTGTATACTACCTTTCCTCCCTCATGGCTCTAGCATCAGATGAAGACTATACTCAAGAGAAGGCCCTTGGAAACCTTCTGACTTAGAACAGAGGCTCCCTCCACAGTATATTCTCTATTATAAAGTCACTGCCTTTTTTCTGGAAGGAGGCAGCTGCTTGCACTGTAAGCAAGACCACAGTTCTATACTGACCATTTCACAGCATATTTAATAATGCCCCAGTACAATTCATTATAAACAAATGACTTCCTGGCCATTCTCTCTTTCTTGTTAACATTATTTTTTGCTATTACAACAGGAAAGGTTAATAATATTCATTGTTTGGTGACTCCAATGCATTTCAGAGAATATGAATATCAGACATTAATATTCTGCTTAAATCCAGGGGCTGTGATGCTTTTCCCACACTGTAAGTACAGCAAACCAGACCCACAGTTTCCCGTTATTCCAGTCCTGTATCCACCCTTCCCAACTCCAACTATGCATCTCAAACCTGACTTGCAGCACTCACTGCTGTCCCACTCTTGGGACCTTTCTGAAAAGCTGCCATCCTAACATGTGGCACCTCTTGCTCTTCCAGTTCTTGACCTCCTCATAGCTCTGCAAATGCACCCGAGTTCCTACTAGCACTCTCTGCTACCCTTAGTCTCTTCTATGAAGAAACAACCAGTTGTGCAGACTGATAGAATGGTCTTGTGATTACGGACCCCCAGACTGGACTGTAGCCTGATGCAATTACTGGCTCTACTACTGAGACCTATCCATGttggttagggatgtgatttttgcCAACACAGCTGTTCTGGCAAAAGTTTTTTTGCTGGTGTAGCTTATTGTGCTTGGGAGACTGGTATAGGCTATCCCAGCAAAAGGATTATTTTTTTGCCATAGAAGGccagtctacacttaaaatttagaccAACATAGCTATGGAACTCGGGGttctgaaaaatccacaaccctgaaTGCCGTAGATATGCCAGcctaaccctcagtgtagatgcagctaggtcaatggaagaatttacTTGGAAGTTTACTTGgtgctgcctcagtgcagggggctggacttgatgacctcctgaggtcccttctagccctatatttctatgagtctatgattctatgtagaaTGCGTCCGTCAACCTAGCTccatcactcagggaggtggtgttcctacagcaacagaaaaaaaccTTTCTTTGCGGTAGGCTGCATCTACCCTAGAGAGTTACGCtggcactgtagctatgccattatagtctttgtagtgtagacatggccaaagctgtgtctacactacaaggatGTGCCGGCATGGCTACACTGGTTTAGGTATAACGGCAAatctttcaagtgtagacaaattCTCAGGCCAAGTCTACACGGGCAACGCCTTGCTGGTATAGCTACACTTGTATACTATACCGGCAAAGTGCttctagtgtggacacagcttatACTGACAAAACTgtacttttgctggtatagcttactCCAGCCTCCCGAGTGAACTAAGTTATCCCAGACAAAGcacagttttgctggcataactgcATCTCCCTATGGGCCTTGGTCAGCACAGCTCTGTCAGTCAGAGATCACACCttgtcacacccctgaccaacacagctatgccagcaagAAGTCTATAGTGTAGAGTTGGCCTCCGTCTCtcagtgtctcagttccccatatgtaaaatggggaaaataatactttgctttctCGCAGGATTTCTGTGAGAATAAAAAAATCCACCAGTGCCTGGGAGATGCTcagttactatggtgatgagggccatgtaAGAACCTAGATAGAAACATTCACTAGGTACTACACTCAGAGCAACTCCATTGTTTTACTTAGGGCCCTAAGCAAGGCTTGAACCAGAGTCTACAATTCTCCTTAGTTAACGGGTTTTACTGAACAATGTCACTTCCTCTTCCCCTAGTGGAGGGGCACCCTGGCCCCATGGGAAAGTGAAAGATCTTAAATCAGCccctttatttcctttctcttgCTCGTTCATTTATACCagaaacaaaggaggcaaaaagGTCACTTTCTCTTTTTAATGCTGGTGTCAgtctagtgctggtgaaaggagcTATCCTATGTGATGACTGGGATTGGTGGGTTGGGCCCACCTGAATGAAAGGCCCACCCACTCAGGTGAGAGAGGGACCGCAGAGCTCAGACAATGGACAATCCTAGAGACTGACCACCTCTGGATCCAGGATAGGTACAGCATGGGCAATGGCAGAGAAAGGCTTCCCTCACGACCCCCCTGCCATTgtgccacacccctgccctggaaGGACTCTTTCTAGGAGCAAGTGcggagttcagtctccagggcctATTCACTTCTTCGCCTCCAAACTGAGATGGCCAAAATGGTGGCCAGTTAGTGGACATCGACCCATTTGGGCACTGGCCAGAGACCCTCCAAACTCAAACTGAAGCCTCTCTCCGTTTCTCTATTTGCCACCCATTACATTATCTCTCGTGCCTTCTGTTCAGATATGTTTCATCTCTCTTCCGCTTTCCCTTTTACACTTGCTCCCTTCGAAGTGAGCAGTggaagttttgctactgacttccttGAGAGTGGGACAAGGCCCATCTCTACTCCTCAGATATTTTTAGTGGTCCTTTTCTCAGGAGCTTCCCAAAATTCTATGGTGGGCATGTTCTGACTGGGGCAAGCACTTGCACACATTCGGTCCAGGCTACGACTGCTGGAAGAGTGGGAAAATTTGACACACTCTTAAGGCTGCATGTCCCTCTCACATAAAGCATCTTTCTTTCCCTTATAATTTACTCCCCATATTACTGTGCTTCTGATTATTTTGCTGATTAAAGacctcagttaaaaaaaataagaaatatgATATTTCAGCAGTGAATGCAAGATCTGCCATTCCTCAGTGAGATCTAGAAGAGTGTGGGATAACAGGGGAGGAAAAAATCTCTTTCATAACCATGTTAGATGAGCCAGGTTAAAAACCAGGAAATAGGCAGAAAAGGACCATAATTTAAATAAGCCAACAAATAGATAAATTGCCTGCCTGCCCAAATTTTTTGGTGGTGGCTCAGTTACTCATAACATGTCCTGCTCCAATTCCCCCAGCCATGAAAAGCTTCAACGCATTTTGAAAGCCTGGGGCTTTGTTTTTTTATGGCGTGAGGGAAAATTGTTTCCAAGGTGTGATGAAAGGGCATTTTTAGGATTGTTCAAGGACTCTTCCTGTAGAAATCTGAGTAacaacctccctcccacacactcaCTGTACAAACACTTGTGCTTTAAATCCTGTTCAGCCTCCGTTCCTATTGCCTTCTCTTTCTTTGAATTctatccaggctgcctgtgtccTGCCCCACCAGGGGAATGAGGCTTGCTCCAGACTGGACACAGTCCTTTCTCTGCTCACGCCGGCATTCTTCTCAAAGTTCAGTCCTTGTCACTTTCACTGCTGTTTAGTTGCCATTTACTGTCTCCTCACTTCCAGTTCCTCAAGGTTTGTTTCTTGATGGTGATGTTCTCTGTCCCACTGATCTTCCTCACAGAGGGTGATCAGAGACTTATGGTTCTTCACTGTCCATTCCCCTCCACTTCTTAGAGATCTGGTTCTAGACTGGAGTTTAGAGAAGAATTCCATATATACAATCCAAGACTTTTTATCAACTCAAATGTTTCATGCTAGTGCAACAAGGAttccagggctggggacagggctttAAAGTCCATCCAGGCACTGTCCCCTGCTTTCCAGTGTCGGAGAGAACACACAGCAAGACAGCCTATGAGGCACAGGAGCTGTGAGGTCCTACCTCTCCCTGGCATGGGAGAAGGTGTTTATCCAAAGAACTCAGCACATGAAGATTTGACACTGTGTGGCCCCAGTTTCCAAACACGGAGCCCAGTTCTCTGTTGAGGTTCTCAAATCAGCACCTAGGCACCCAATTCCTTAGAGGAGATGCCTAAGTGCCTCCTTGAGCTCTGAAATGTAGAATTAAGTACTCTCACTTAGACCCCTGCCCAAGAGTGTCTCAGACAGACAGCCCTGCCAAGCATTGCGTCTTCAGAAGGACACCCCTCAGGTTGGATTTGCTTTCACACGGTTTTGAAAACAACCCTGTCTTATGCTGGTGGATTTCCCCTTGTGCTTTCACGAGATCTCCCTCCTCCGAATCCTCAAAGCCTTGCGGAAGCTCAAATTTCATGTCCTCGCTGGGGGACCCAGGATGCACACTAAGTGTTCTGTCCACTGGACAGCCCGGATGCTATTGCTTCAGCCCAAAGATGGCACAGTGGGGATTTTAGATTGTTTCTGATGAAGTTGCCTTCCAACAAGTGATTGAAAACACAGGACCCAGGAGACCTCTTGCAGCCAGGGATTGGTGGCCAGTGCATAAAGTCAAAGCTGAAATTCTGTATGGTCATGGGGTACCGCACGAGCCCTGACCTGGTTTTTACTGACTTTGGGGCGGTGGGGGTGTTGGTAGACATGGCCATAACCCGGGCACTCCTCCAAGGTTTCAACAAAGTGCTGAGCAAAGCTGGTGAAGTGGGAGGCTGCTGTTGACACATCTCAGGAGTAAACTGTCCCCTGTACCCCTGCAGAACCAAACAAAAAATGGAGTAAGAAAGGTATGGATGCAGACAAAATGCCTCGAGACTGCATCCCACACACTGTATCAGGAGACCCAGGATGTTTCCTCGGCTCAGTTCAACACTTTCTATCCCAATTTATTGAAAGAGGGACAGTGGTTGTATTCTTTAAACATGTTATAGCCTGGGACAAGTCCCAGGGTTGGAGGGCATGGTTGGGTACCCTTTATGCTACAAAGTGCCATAACTGAGTCAAGGGGCAATTGTATTGTCACTGGGTTCTTTGACATGGCTGTAACTCAAGCGTGGATGGGTGTTAGCCAGGGTTAAATCACAGTTCTCTAAAGCAGCACTATCATTTTTTTCCCTGTCCACACAGGCAAGAAGAAGCCATATAACAAGGATACCGTGTAACACTGTACTTAAGGATGGTTATTTTATATAGCATATGAAGTGTTGACTCTAATCAATACACAGGCCCAGAAGAGAGACGGATGATATAAAATGTAACGGTAGATTAGACAGAACACCTGAGCAGTTCTCACACACATGCctgctgcaaagaaaaaaaaaagaggtttgtGTTCTTTTTTGTTCCTTTATGATGCAAGAAGGGGGCCTAAAGGGTTGGTAAAACAGAATaatgttttcccccttccctgtttttttttttttttttttttaataatagaaGGACGGCATCCCTGTTTTTTTCTGGAGGACTTATTGGGGGTCTCAGAAATGTGGCTTGTGAGCTTTCTTAAGCTCTTAATTCACAGGGCAGGGGAACTGCATGTTTAACAGAGAGTGCTTTTCTCTGAAGTGTGTTTGTAAATAGGTATTTATTAGTAATCATATAATATACAGCTCGCTCATATGCTGATTTTCATCACTAGATCTCAAAGTATTAAccaacacaattttttaaaaagccttttaagGAGGCTGAATGATAACCACTTCTCCTCTCAACTAATCACATAGGGTGAGATTCGATGTTTTGCCTCTTAGAGGTCCAATCCAGACCTTGTAGCCTAGGAGGAGGAGGTGCCATGGTGGCATTAAGCCATCGTTGAGTGTTCCTTATCTAGAGCTGCTCTGGGGCCCCTAATTTAGATAACCCTAGGAATTTCCCCCATCTCTGACCCACCCCTCCTACCCCCAGTCCTCCCCAGCACACCCCCAGTGCCAAGGTTTGCAGGTGGTCCTCAAAGAACATCCTTATAGCTGTCTTCTGCAGTGCCTGCACTGAGAGAATCCGTCACGGGCCAGGTATGGGTTTTTTAGGGCCCCTTTATGTCATTCCTGTCCTTTTGCCTAGCATaaaggggttggagtgggggctgAGGACCTCACTAAAGGTCCTTAATCCTACCAGTTCTTCAGTCCTCCATAGAGTACACCAAGGTGAGCAAAATCAGAATTTCTAGTGCAGAAACTAGCAGAAACTTTTTAAACTTCCAGGCCTTTTTTTATCCCTCATAAACAAGGAAGACAAAGACATGGGTATAATTGTTTTGCCCTTTTTATGTCCCTTTTAACATGGATAATACGGTGTTCTCTCACAGATTCACACCACACTGCACTCATTTGGCGAGGCACCATCAATGGTACGGGGGCATATGATAAGGAGGAAGTAGATGGTATTCATGGCTGTACCTGCTGAAGTGAGGTCTACATGACTCGTATGTCACCTTGCACTGTGCCTGTGGTATCCAAGAGAAGTGCACCCCACTGCAGCCTGTGCCAGGAAGCCTTGCAAATAGTCTGACAGGGAGCTAATCAAGTGTTGAATCCAGCAGCAAGCAGTGTCTGCCTGGGTCCTTATTCCCAGGATCTAAGCTATCACAGTGAAGGGAAGGGAGACTTCCAAGAGGCACTGGACCCTGCCGGAGAGATCTAACCCATACCAGGGACAAATCCCCAGGCGAGAGACACCACATGTTTactaaaagacaaaaatatgCCTAGTACTACAGCTGCAGAAGCCTGAATCAAATGAGGGAGAAATATTTTACCTGTGTCTTCTCCACACCCGACTCTACAAACTTGAGTCTAGGTACGCTCTGAAACACAACGGGTCTGATATCAGGGACAGTGACAAAAAACGCAAATGGGGATCTCAGATGTTTAGCACAGTCACCACTGATGGTGCTGGGTTAAAATTTTAAGTGGAGGCACTGCAGCGTGGTCTGGCTCTCGATGTACTTCCCAATGCAGTCTCCCTTGCCTGAGGCTGCTGGGCTTTTCAATGAAGTGTCTTCATGCCAAATATCTGCTGCTTTGGAGATCCCTACTGGAATGGGGGTTACACACAGCCTGGAATATTGGAGCAGTTGCCCTTGAATGGACCCTGAAGATGTTGAGTCCATTTCACTGTTGGTGTAAGTGGGCACTGAAGTCAACTGCCCCTGttggcaccagctgagaatctggcctacatGAGCTAGATAGGACAGTCACAGAAAGGGACAAAACTCTTTCCAGTAGTGAAGCCACTGGCGGTGCATGAATATCTCAGCCCTATCTGGGCTGCAGATTGTTTCTTATAACAAATTATTTGCAGGAAACCATCCCTCAGATAGTATGTGGCACGGGCATGGCATTTGTTATAGAGGATGACTCAGTGCCTGATCAGGGATaaaatgagagagggagagagcagcaTACAGAAGAGAAAGAGTGTCCCTTTTGGTGCACAATAGTGGAGAAAGGTATAACCTACATGACCGCCATCCATAATGGAGTACGCTGCACAACAGAATATGTAGCCAGAACAGTACCTATCAGTCTGTTTATATAGGGGAGAGGGAGTTCTATGGCTGCCCATGACCATGAGATCTCAGTGTCTTCCGTGACAAGTGAGTGACAAGCACCATTTCAGCTGATACACCAGGGACTGAACTAGGGACCCCCACAGCTAAACACAAcagtctctacagcttgagctagagCCAGCTAAAGAAGCCCCAGTCCTCTGCGTCTCGGGCCCAGAGCGGGACCTGTAACACACTGACCGCCGAGGGGTTACAGATGCACAGCCCTGATGTACGCTGCTGCTGCGCGCAAAAGCTGAGTTTTTACTCTTCATTTTCCAGTGGTTCAGCAATGGTGGGAGTGATGGTGTGGACAGGGCTCGAGGCAGCCTTGGCATGATCAGCACTAGTTCAAAGCAGGTCTAGATGACACAGTGATTAAGACACTGGCAGCTACCAACTTCTTGCCTACGCTAGAGCTGCCATTATTGTTACCACTGATAGAGCTGAActggggagtgagggggctgTTTTTGACAAAGAAACCTAGTGTAGACAAAAACTAGGGGACAACACTGCTGACAAAGGGAGCACATGCACATGGTCTCAAGGCACTCAGCATACTGCTTCTTGCAACAGATGTGTGCCATGGCAGAAAGTGCAGTGTCAAATAAAGCAGCTTGACAGAAGAGGTCTCTGCAATGATCAGGGGGGAGAAAATCCTCTCTTGTAGGCTGCAGTGAGGTTATGTAGCCCTCCTGTGACTGTAGTCCTTGGGTTCTAGCAACCCCTCACAGTTGCCGTGCATTGGCAGGACATTGGCCACTGGACCCTGCAATTGATGGAAATCTCACAAGCTCAGCTGGATTTGAAGGTTTTTTTCTGCTGTAACCGTGGAAATCTTGCCAGATCAGTCATGTCATAAGAATTGGGTCACATCAGAatcagaaccagaaccagaaaaACCCTTCTGGATTTGGTTTTGACATGGAACCAAAACCTCAGGGACAGATATTGATCCATGAATTCAAACCCCAGGCCACCAGAAATCCAAAGCGTGTTGGGAAATTTGGTGTTTGTCACATTAGTCCCTTCCAGTAACCACCAGCAGTCACTGGAACTACGTTCAGCAGCAAGAGCAAGCCACTGAGGTCATTCAGTCATTGTCGATAGAACCATTCTCAACAGATCAAATAAGAGACCGGTCTGGGGCCGGTGTGTCTGTGGACTAGGCTGCACTTAGATGTTTACAGAGAGATATTAACAAGAACAGTACAAAGGTCAAAGGCACAGGGATACTCACAGCCTGGGTCTGTCTCTCCTTTTACACCTCCATCCTTAGGTCCGAAAATCCATGTTTGCCTTCATTAGCTAGCATTGGCCTCTCGGTCCTGGTGTGCCAGACCAAAACCTACAGAGAAACACACCGAGAGTTCACAGGTGGTTTGGATTCCATGGATAAATCAAGACCAGCAATCCCAGTGTGTTAGTTCCTGAACCGTTAGGGCTCCAAAATATGTTAGGTGTCTGAATGAAAGCGACGTCAGAGTTTATTAGAGCTCTTATACCCAACAAATTAATATGCacataaatgaaacaaacaataaCAATGAAGAGAGATGAGCCTGACACCAGATCAATCTTCCACTACAAACCCTGGAATTGGGGAGGGAATCAGGATCTGAATTCTGCAGCTGGGACCCACCTCTAATACTATAATTATAATGCATAATAACCATAATGCCTCTTTGGACTCATACGGTTTTTCATctgcaaagcacttcacagacatTAACTGATCTGCCTAACTATTGTTCTGTGCTAATGTGCTTTGGTGTAAGGTCAGGTGCAATGGAGAATGGGAAGGACCGTgacagggggagcagggggctgaaatgctggggtggagggagggagtatATCGGAGGTTTAATgtagaccccagaagggggagctgtgctttgaaatcCCTTGTCATGCTGACCTTTGTGCAGTTGGCTGCTTTGGGCTCCAGTCCATCCATAGTCACCAAATCCTTCAGCAAGCTGCTTTCTTGGTAGCCTCCTTTAATTCCCTCCAGCTTGAAAGTGGCTTGAGGCCTCTCCAAGATCAGTCTGATGCTGACTGCAAATCCAGCCATGTCAATAGCAAAGGGCCGGTTAGGGTCAAAAACCACCTTCCAGCCCACCACTTTCCCCGCTGGGCTCACTATGGGAGACTCGTACCTCAGACCCCCAGCGAAGGCCACTGGCCATACGGATACCCTCCTCGTATAGCGCATCTGTGTGCCAGAGAGAAGCAGTGCAGTGAAAGGTTCAATGCTGTCATTTCACCCCCACCTCCCTATGTATACCATGCCCCTACTGCTCTATCCCCCTTTGACTCCTTTCCCCCAGCATCACCTGCGCGAACCACCCTGCTTTAACTCCTTGCATCCTTCTCCTTTTCATTCTTTGCCTCCTGTCTTCTCACTTCCACCCTCCAGAATGCCCCAGGCTTTCCCCCATCCTTTACTCTCCACCTCATCCTTATGAtcacccccactcctcctgcccacTAAAGTGCTTTGTTGACTTTGTACTTGTACCTTCTCAACACCCTGCTCTGATGCTCACATGCCCaccttcccatcccccagcccctTCTTCACAACGCTGAAATCAAAGCAACCCCATTCTCATCACCCTACCTTCCCATTGTCCCCACTCACCCTCACTCCCATTCATCCCCTTCATCATCCCATCACTAAGAGGTAAATCTCTCCTTATTCACGACCACAGCAGCAATCTCACTTTCTTCCGTTTTATGGACACTTGGTATCCACCACCTGTGTCTTCCTATGCAACCAAATGGCTCTTGGAAGGATACTCTGTCCACCAACACTATGGGCCAGGGAGGTGATATTGCAATGCCCTGGAGGTCTGAGGTCACTtttacttccctctcctcctcttccttccaatCATTCTCCTCCGCTCAACACCTGACTGTTCCACCGCCCTTTAACCTCCAATCATCTGCCATCTACTGTCCCCCAGAGACAGAGGGGGAAAGACAGAGTCCTACCCTCCTCCCAGAATGTTCAGATCCTCTCTAACCTCTTATTGGCCTTGTGTTGATTGTTCCTTAGAAACATGAATATTCCCAGTGCTGTTAAACCACCTAAACCTGACCAGGCCTCCAGATTCCTACTAATCATTCCAACTGACTCCACCCTATGACTGACTTAAGCAGTCTCCACAGCCAGCCACCCTCTTCTGACACTCCCTTGCCCTCATCCCCAGCAACCTTCTCTGTGCTCTCACCCGTACCGTCCATGGCCACCTCCTAGAAGTGTGTGGGGCTCCCTAAGAGTGCCCACAGGGGATGCAGGAAAGGATGAACTAATGAAGGATGATGAGGCTTCTTGTCCTCCTCAAGGAGACCAAAATAACTTTTGAGGATTGGAAACGGGGTCTATAGGATAACTTGGGCACGTGTGTTTCGGGTGGTGCCCTACACTTTGGTGAACCTTACTGGATGATCATCCCCTTGAGTTTGCAATATACTGGAAAACTCAGAGCAATTGGCTTTCCCATAAAATTTCTGGTTTGGCTTCCTGCTTCTAGCTGGGCTGGAAATACCATGAGAATAGCCCTTTCTCATTGCATGCTTGTTCTTCTTCTCCTAGCTGGGGCCCAGAATATAGTGGAACGAGGAAAGGGAAACAATGGGGGATTGGAAAGTTGAACAAACTTTTTCCAACCTCCATAAAGTGCTCAAGGGCAGGTTTGAGTTTTGAGTGAAGTTTTTGTTTGGGGCTTGTTTAAACCAACTCAGTTCACCCTGACCCTCCACTGGTCTACAGCATTCACTCTACAACACCTCCCAGAACAGACTTTGTAAGAGGAGCCTTTCACCATGGGCACAAAGGCTTAGCACCATGTCCTGGCACCAGCATGGTCATGTGACTTAGCAGGGGCTAAAGCGGGATGGAATTGTCCATGCAGATCACAGAGCAGCTGTGGAGTTGCCCTGTATCTGCATCCCATGGCTGGAGCACTCCTTCCTCACTGGGAAAAAATGGCTGGTACATTTGCAAAGCTATCAGCTTTCTGGCCTCACTTGCCCTGTACCCAACCACCTTGCATGTGAAGGCAGAGGGAGCCCCGGTGGAGCAGAGCTCCATGGCACACACTGATGTGGAGCCCTTGACTGGGGCTACCAAATCCTCCTCCCTCTTGGTGCAGGAGAACTATGCTAGTACCACTGGGTTGGGGTCCTTTGTAACTGCAGAACACAGGGCAGGATCTAGTCTTTATGGGCGACAGCTACATTTTGTTCTTCTCTTTCATGAAGCGCAATGGCTCCTACCTCCTCGAAGAGCTCCAGGCTGTAGGTGTTATCATCATCAGCAAAGTACACAACCCCTTGTGGTGGCTGTGTGTTGTTGAAGCTGTCTCTtagccagtgcagccccaggttCCTCTGCAGTGTCCCCCTTGGCTTGTGGGATGGGATCCAGGGTCCGCTCATCTTCAGACTCTGCGGGCTCTCCACATTCAGGTGGGTGAAATTGAGCCCCGCCTTCTCCAGCAGGTTGGACACCAGGTTGGTCCTCCGGGGTGagtcctccaccaccacccagtGCAGGTTCTGCACATGTAGGAAGGTGTTGGCTAGCCGGGTCAGCTCAGCCTTCTGCACCGGCCTGGTGTAGGTGGGCGTGATTACAAAGATGGTCGG
Coding sequences within it:
- the LOC128845169 gene encoding galactosylgalactosylxylosylprotein 3-beta-glucuronosyltransferase 1-like isoform X2, which translates into the protein MLRRRNLLTTLLIVLPWALLLTLWHQYPATRYLILLRKETDENATAKARFNGTSPLREEGLPSCSWQQASGVAPKVIQNYVYSRPPPWSDTLPTIFVITPTYTRPVQKAELTRLANTFLHVQNLHWVVVEDSPRRTNLVSNLLEKAGLNFTHLNVESPQSLKMSGPWIPSHKPRGTLQRNLGLHWLRDSFNNTQPPQGVVYFADDDNTYSLELFEEMRYTRRVSVWPVAFAGGLRYESPIVSPAGKVVGWKVVFDPNRPFAIDMAGFAVSIRLILERPQATFKLEGIKGGYQESSLLKDLVTMDGLEPKAANCTKVLVWHTRTERPMLANEGKHGFSDLRMEV
- the LOC128845169 gene encoding galactosylgalactosylxylosylprotein 3-beta-glucuronosyltransferase 1-like isoform X1 is translated as MLRRRNLLTTLLIVLPWALLLTLWHQYPATRYLILLRKETDENATAKARFNGTSPLREEGLPSCSWQQASGVAPKVIQNYVYSRPPPWSDTLPTIFVITPTYTRPVQKAELTRLANTFLHVQNLHWVVVEDSPRRTNLVSNLLEKAGLNFTHLNVESPQSLKMSGPWIPSHKPRGTLQRNLGLHWLRDSFNNTQPPQGVVYFADDDNTYSLELFEEMRYTRRVSVWPVAFAGGLRYESPIVSPAGKVVGWKVVFDPNRPFAIDMAGFAVSIRLILERPQATFKLEGIKGGYQESSLLKDLVTMDGLEPKAANCTKVSMTRDFKAQLPLLGSTLNLRYTPSLHPSISAPCSPCHGPSHSPLHLTLHQSTLAQNNS